TCACTATCAGCGGCAAACGTAAGGAAGAGGTGTCGGAAGCGGAGCAGGAGCAGGAGCAGGAGGGCTGGCTTTATCGTGGCATCAGCCACACTGATTTCAGCATCAGCTATGCTCTGCCGGAGCATGTCAATGTGGAAAGCGCGCATCTGGAAAATGGCCTGCTGACCGTCACGTTAAAGCAGGATATCCCGGAAAACGAAAAGCCGAAAAAAATTGCCATTGAAAACCGTAATCAGACGGGGACTCAGGCATTGGAACACGAACATTAATTTTTATTATTCCTTCTTGTGATTTCTTCGCCCCGATTTTTATCGGGGCTTTTTTATAAATAATATTTAAGAATGCTTATCTGATATTGATGGAATCGTTGCAGGTTGTCCGTTGCTGTATAGAAATATTTATTCTCTTGTGTTTTATGTTGGATAGTTTCTCTGGGGTAATGGTTGGGAATATTCTGATACCGATATGGGTGAGNNNNNNNNNNNNNNNNNNNNNNNNNNNNNNNNNNNNNNNNNNNNNNNNNNNNNNNNNNNNNNNNNNNNNNNNNNNNNNNNNNNNNNNNNNNNNNNNNNNNTCGCCATTGAAAACCGTAATCAGACGGGGACTCAGGCATTGGAACACGAACATTAATTTTTTTCTTATTCCTTCTTGTGATTTCTTCGCCCCGATTTTTATCGGGGCTTTTTTATAAGTAATATTTAAGAGTGCTTGACTGATACTGCCATAATCGTTGCAGGTTGTCCGTCGCTGTATATAAATGTTTATTTTCTTTGGTTTTATGGTGATAGTTTCTCTGGGGTAATGGTTGGGAATATTCTGATACCGATATGGGTGAGGTCGGATAAGCTCTTATTATCAGAGTTGTATGGCTGTGTGATATCAGTAGAAATCATTAAGTCAGTAACAGGTAATAAATGTGTATTAAAACTCACAGGTGAAAATCCTGATTCAGAGTATGGATATGACGCTTTGTGAGGGTTTATTAATCTTAACTTACTTAGAAGGGTGCTCTTATGAAATATGTATATGGTGGGGTTTTGTGTGTGATGTCGACTCTCCTTTTTTCAGGTGTGGCTGAGGCTAAAGACGAAAATCTATATGATGGCAATACTTATGTGATTAACGAAAGTGGTTATTGTGCTGTTGTTCACCGTAAAGACGGTGGTAATCTCAGTGGTGATTTCAAGGGCGGTGAAAGTTTACCGCGCATTTATATTAAAGATGATAGTGGTGAGACCGTGATGGGAAAACACCCTGTTTATGTCGATGTTGATTTTTATGTGCCTGACAGTAACGATGGCAAGATTGGTAATAACCCTTGTAAGGGGGCTTTCTATATGAAAGGGAAAAAACACCTGAAGTTAGATCGCCCTATGGTAGCAATAACGAGTACTGTACAGTACTAACAGGCATTGATAATGCCGAAAAATCAAAATGACACCTAGTGCTTGCGTAGCGGTTGGTTGTGTTTTTGGCGGTTTTTACAACTTTTATTTTTTGAAATAATAACTATGGCACGGGCTAAGGTAACCATGATTCAGGCATGGCAGAGGTTGCTAATACTTATAATCACTTGACTTACTGTGTACAAATACACTGGTGATTGTATGGATATTTATAGGCTGGATTATCAACCTGTTAAAAATAACAAGTTGGATATTTATATGGGCCGGGTTTGCATGGTGTTGGACCAAAATTCCGTCCCGTAATACTTTATATTGATTTTTATAAATCTGATGTCTGATAAAAGGAATTAAAATGATGTGCCTTGTCATGGTTCTTTAGAGGATAACTTTAACAACATCAGAGGTGAATTATGAAGTATGCTGAAAAATTTTATTGTGCGATAGCCTTGCTTCTCATGTCATCGGGGGTGGTCGTGGCAGAAAATAAAGAAGTTTTTTCTAAGAATACGCATGTGGGAAATGCAACCGGGTATTGCATCACGATTTCCAGAATGGATAAAAAAGCGTTTAGCGATAATAAGTCGGTGTATTACCTGCCGGATGAGTACCTGGAGGCCACTATCGCCGCGAGTACCGCTGTTCCCCGGCCGATAAAACTCCATGTCGTTTTTTATAAGAGTTC
The DNA window shown above is from Dickeya dadantii NCPPB 898 and carries:
- a CDS encoding Hsp20 family protein; translated protein: MAFKSMSLFPAVTDSLFSDRFNRIDRLFSQLTGDTPLTATPSYDIRRLDDTHYGITVSVPGWREEDLEISTHGGQLTISGKRKEEVSEAEQEQEQEGWLYRGISHTDFSISYALPEHVNVESAHLENGLLTVTLKQDIPENEKPKKIAIENRNQTGTQALEHEH